From Verrucomicrobiota bacterium, the proteins below share one genomic window:
- a CDS encoding DUF4174 domain-containing protein has protein sequence MRVTTAFSFALVVAVLSAEPDPKTLRSFQWEKRIVVYQTGDSSLDKLEELIESHSSGIEDRDLIFLRLGDNTDIKFHEPLTQSEQNRIREELDFPESDKTLFLLIGKDGGIKDRQFESLRIKPWFDLIDTMPMRRQEMIREGKRPQ, from the coding sequence GTGCGAGTAACCACCGCATTCTCCTTCGCCCTTGTCGTTGCAGTTTTGTCCGCTGAACCAGATCCAAAAACCCTTCGATCCTTCCAATGGGAGAAGCGTATCGTGGTTTATCAGACGGGTGACTCCTCTCTCGATAAGCTCGAAGAATTGATCGAATCCCATTCCTCAGGCATCGAGGATCGCGACCTCATCTTTCTGCGTTTGGGCGACAATACGGATATCAAATTCCATGAACCCCTGACTCAATCGGAACAAAACCGGATTCGCGAAGAGCTCGACTTTCCAGAGTCAGACAAAACGCTCTTTCTGTTGATCGGTAAAGATGGAGGAATCAAGGACAGGCAATTCGAGAGCCTCAGAATAAAGCCATGGTTTGATCTAATAGACACCATGCCAATGCGCCGACAAGAGATGATTCGCGAAGGGAAACGACCTCAGTAG
- a CDS encoding 1-acyl-sn-glycerol-3-phosphate acyltransferase — MTGFLLVVGLLLGLAVLGFWIFPDISRWILVLLVSRSFYRVRAKGAANIPRRGPALLFGNHTSFMDALWILSLRPRKVRFLVAREYMEDRGKILRWILMFSGAIPIHEKDDPKRLARSLLVARKALLEGGVVGVFPEGRFTRTGHLHPFKHGLESIIRGTDAAVVPFFIEGGFRTRAGLGLNGKPVLFHPSDLLRRIYLWVGEPIESTESGFVSKAEAEVQRGAVEAARFRINSDGKVREKAIRRVQRRLSGGKNPAAIRDLSDRMIAQVNGLEVVARLSRKDGVFGAFPSDDPLGQLVNFWLPAVTRCRSIYSELPTDGDFDDQVLKKARPTILFGEAAFFEMLVQKILPESLGSVRLAFLFGGADSEMRALFSEKFGVSLLDGFFSQDSKVLVSLNVPDADLDGFCQTGSVSGTVGRPLPNGRVRIFDDRSRNELGDNRPGLIEIQGPAVDRGGVEGGSDQGEWCRLPERGRIDEEGFLTLFS, encoded by the coding sequence ATGACTGGTTTCCTTTTAGTTGTCGGATTGCTGCTGGGATTGGCGGTCTTGGGGTTTTGGATCTTCCCCGACATCTCTCGTTGGATCTTGGTTTTGTTGGTATCCCGATCGTTTTATCGGGTTCGGGCGAAGGGCGCGGCAAACATTCCGAGGAGAGGGCCTGCCCTTTTGTTTGGAAATCATACCAGCTTTATGGACGCACTCTGGATCCTCTCGCTGCGACCCCGAAAGGTGCGTTTTCTGGTGGCTAGGGAATATATGGAGGATCGGGGGAAAATTCTTCGATGGATCCTCATGTTTTCCGGAGCGATCCCGATTCACGAGAAAGATGATCCGAAACGATTGGCCCGGTCTCTTCTGGTAGCCCGCAAAGCGCTCCTCGAAGGTGGAGTAGTGGGAGTTTTTCCGGAAGGCCGATTTACGCGAACGGGACACTTACATCCGTTTAAACACGGTTTGGAATCGATCATCCGTGGAACCGATGCTGCGGTGGTGCCGTTCTTCATTGAGGGTGGTTTTCGCACGCGGGCTGGCCTCGGGCTGAATGGGAAACCAGTTCTCTTCCATCCGTCCGATTTACTGCGCCGTATTTACCTTTGGGTGGGAGAGCCCATTGAGTCCACTGAGAGTGGCTTCGTTTCAAAAGCAGAGGCAGAGGTGCAACGGGGGGCAGTTGAAGCGGCGAGATTCCGGATCAATTCAGATGGAAAGGTGCGGGAGAAGGCTATTCGGAGGGTCCAGCGGAGACTTTCGGGAGGGAAGAATCCTGCGGCGATTCGTGATTTAAGCGACAGGATGATTGCCCAGGTGAACGGGTTGGAAGTAGTCGCAAGGTTATCCCGAAAGGATGGAGTTTTTGGTGCGTTCCCGTCAGACGATCCACTGGGGCAACTAGTCAATTTCTGGCTTCCAGCGGTCACTCGCTGTCGCAGCATTTATTCTGAACTTCCGACGGACGGTGATTTTGATGATCAGGTGCTCAAGAAGGCGCGTCCCACGATTCTTTTTGGAGAAGCTGCGTTTTTTGAAATGCTGGTCCAGAAAATCTTACCTGAATCGCTTGGATCCGTTCGGTTGGCATTTCTTTTTGGCGGGGCTGATTCGGAGATGCGGGCATTGTTTTCCGAGAAGTTTGGGGTGAGCTTGTTGGACGGTTTCTTCTCTCAGGACAGCAAAGTTCTTGTCTCGCTCAACGTGCCTGATGCCGATCTCGATGGATTTTGCCAGACAGGATCGGTTTCTGGAACGGTGGGACGCCCTCTTCCAAATGGTCGTGTTCGAATCTTCGATGATCGGTCTCGGAACGAACTTGGGGACAATAGACCAGGTTTAATCGAGATTCAGGGACCTGCAGTCGATAGGGGTGGCGTTGAGGGCGGATCCGATCAAGGAGAGTGGTGCAGATTGCCTGAAAGGGGTAGAATAGATGAGGAAGGATTTCTTACCCTCTTCAGCTAA
- a CDS encoding DUF1566 domain-containing protein, whose protein sequence is MNQNSKIAVFLLLFLPTCLPAAWRVVDTGQSRFYNDFEEIERPLEGQDFFGQDAQYSGYQSAYQDNGDGTVSDLNTGLMWSQAVGPDKLSLEEARAEAEVLELGGYSDWRVPNIKELYSLIDFRGRTGMMTRGSSMSEVPPDAIPFINTDYFDFRYGSSEDGERYIDAQWLTDTEYEPGTMGGEDTLFGVNFADGRIKGYGYGRRGGREKKFFVRYVRGIGDYGVNQFEDNGDGTVTDTATGLMWSQRDSGKGLDWKGALEMAEESEFAGYSDWRLPNAKELQSIVDYERSPDTTDSAAIDPVFFTTTINNEEGVKDYPYFWTSTTHDDGPNAGQAVYVSFGRAIGEMRGRVLDVHGAGAQRSDPKTGEPRLGHGPQGDAQRVENFVRLVRGGEVTELPSSSSDFLREESYPHTIRVDGEGFVPAERVFRRPPPRRDGHGNK, encoded by the coding sequence ATGAATCAGAATAGTAAGATCGCGGTTTTTCTCCTACTCTTTTTACCCACATGTTTGCCGGCGGCGTGGAGGGTGGTGGATACCGGCCAGTCACGGTTTTATAACGACTTTGAGGAGATTGAGAGACCGCTAGAGGGTCAGGATTTTTTTGGACAGGATGCCCAATATTCAGGGTATCAATCAGCCTATCAGGACAACGGAGACGGGACTGTTTCCGATTTGAATACCGGGCTTATGTGGTCCCAGGCGGTAGGCCCAGATAAACTCTCTCTCGAGGAGGCCAGAGCTGAGGCAGAGGTCCTCGAACTTGGCGGGTATTCTGACTGGCGGGTTCCAAACATCAAAGAGCTCTATTCACTCATTGATTTTCGTGGTCGCACGGGAATGATGACGCGGGGCTCATCGATGTCTGAGGTTCCCCCTGATGCGATTCCGTTTATCAACACAGACTATTTTGATTTCCGCTATGGATCTTCAGAGGATGGCGAGCGTTACATCGATGCGCAGTGGCTTACCGATACCGAGTACGAGCCGGGAACTATGGGTGGAGAGGATACGCTTTTCGGGGTCAACTTTGCCGACGGTCGGATCAAAGGATACGGTTACGGGAGACGAGGCGGCCGAGAGAAAAAATTCTTTGTCCGCTACGTGCGGGGAATTGGGGACTATGGGGTGAATCAGTTCGAGGATAATGGCGATGGGACGGTGACGGATACGGCTACGGGATTGATGTGGAGCCAAAGAGATAGTGGCAAAGGGCTTGATTGGAAGGGCGCTCTTGAAATGGCTGAAGAGTCCGAGTTCGCTGGATATTCGGACTGGCGGCTTCCCAATGCAAAGGAGCTGCAGTCAATAGTCGACTACGAGCGTTCGCCTGACACAACCGATTCTGCGGCGATCGACCCGGTTTTTTTCACGACAACGATCAACAACGAGGAGGGAGTGAAGGACTATCCTTACTTTTGGACTTCAACCACCCACGATGATGGGCCTAATGCGGGTCAGGCAGTTTACGTGTCCTTCGGGAGGGCAATTGGTGAGATGAGGGGAAGGGTGCTGGACGTCCATGGTGCTGGAGCGCAGCGAAGTGACCCTAAAACCGGAGAACCTCGCTTGGGTCATGGTCCGCAGGGAGATGCACAGCGGGTGGAAAATTTCGTACGTTTGGTCCGTGGAGGCGAGGTGACTGAACTACCCAGTAGCTCGTCTGACTTTCTTAGAGAAGAGAGCTATCCACACACGATCAGGGTCGACGGTGAGGGGTTTGTTCCTGCCGAACGGGTGTTCCGCAGGCCACCTCCGAGGAGGGATGGACATGGGAATAAATGA
- the pyk gene encoding pyruvate kinase — protein MHHRNTKIIFTIGPASDSPEMLRSLIREGVDVCRVNMAHAPREAVAGIVAKVRAAGEAEERPIAVMVDIKGPEIRTGALEQSIELAVGDSIDFACSEDAEKREGIPLVEVNYPGLINDVEEGSSILVDNGLLRFKVVEKMQSRLGCVVEIGGSLGSRRHINLPGTRVSLPCLTDKDRKDIDASLAAGVEFFAQSFVREPEDVEVFRRYLQKKRSSARIIAKIEDQQAIRNLDDIIRASDGLMVARGDLGIECPYEDLPVIQQRAVSTCIRLTKPAIVATHMLESMIENPVPTRAEVSDVTYAVGQRADAIMLSGETTVGKFPLECVRVFKRIAETTERLEESETRIPVPLKRPKSKLLRSAAQLAEDIEGASVVVFTRAGNLPQVVSSLRPHGSPIFAFTDLPKLAPQLRLLRGVHPFVLPFEEDREETILNAFKMLVDKGFASVDSWAVVITSVLRLDQTVNGLQLRQIEV, from the coding sequence ATGCATCATCGAAACACGAAGATAATTTTCACGATTGGGCCGGCTAGTGATAGCCCGGAAATGCTGAGATCATTGATCCGAGAGGGCGTCGATGTCTGCCGCGTCAATATGGCCCACGCTCCGCGGGAGGCTGTCGCGGGGATTGTCGCTAAAGTCCGGGCGGCGGGCGAGGCGGAGGAGCGGCCGATAGCCGTAATGGTTGATATCAAAGGTCCGGAGATTCGGACGGGTGCACTTGAACAGTCGATTGAACTTGCTGTTGGTGATTCGATCGATTTCGCCTGTTCCGAAGACGCTGAGAAACGCGAAGGGATTCCTTTGGTAGAGGTGAACTATCCAGGTCTGATCAATGACGTGGAAGAGGGCTCTTCTATCCTGGTAGACAATGGTCTTCTCCGCTTCAAGGTCGTTGAGAAAATGCAGAGTCGGCTCGGATGTGTGGTGGAAATTGGTGGAAGTCTCGGAAGCCGTAGACACATCAACCTTCCCGGAACTCGAGTGAGTCTTCCCTGTCTCACGGACAAAGACAGAAAGGATATCGATGCCAGTCTCGCGGCGGGCGTGGAGTTTTTCGCCCAATCCTTTGTGCGTGAGCCGGAGGACGTGGAAGTATTCCGTCGCTATCTACAAAAAAAGAGGAGCAGTGCTCGAATCATTGCGAAAATCGAGGATCAACAGGCGATCCGCAATTTAGACGACATCATTCGTGCTTCCGATGGATTGATGGTGGCTCGGGGTGACCTGGGGATTGAGTGTCCTTATGAAGACCTTCCGGTGATTCAACAGAGAGCAGTATCGACGTGTATTCGTCTGACAAAACCCGCGATTGTAGCGACTCACATGCTCGAATCGATGATTGAGAATCCCGTTCCGACGCGCGCCGAGGTTTCCGATGTGACCTACGCTGTCGGCCAGCGCGCCGACGCGATCATGTTGTCGGGGGAAACTACCGTTGGGAAATTTCCTTTAGAGTGCGTGAGGGTTTTTAAGAGGATTGCAGAGACAACGGAACGGTTGGAAGAGTCGGAAACGCGGATACCGGTTCCGTTGAAACGCCCAAAAAGTAAACTTCTTAGATCGGCAGCACAATTGGCGGAAGACATCGAAGGTGCCAGTGTGGTTGTTTTTACCCGCGCTGGAAACTTACCCCAAGTAGTCTCGTCGTTGCGCCCTCACGGTAGTCCGATTTTTGCTTTCACGGATCTGCCGAAACTAGCTCCCCAGCTACGTTTGTTGCGGGGTGTGCATCCATTTGTCTTGCCATTCGAGGAAGATAGAGAGGAGACGATCCTCAATGCATTCAAGATGTTGGTGGATAAGGGCTTTGCGAGCGTCGATTCCTGGGCCGTGGTCATTACGAGTGTGTTGCGGCTCGACCAAACGGTGAATGGTCTCCAGCTCAGGCAAATTGAAGTCTGA
- a CDS encoding HAD-IIA family hydrolase encodes MEGFEVEGILLDLSGTLYSGDKRIEGTRKCLAELKSRKLPYLFLTNTTTKPRCLIAEKLADFGIETAEEAILTPMVAAREQWKKDGFETAALFVGEDLKGDLVGIRENYEKPDVVIVGDLGEDFSYSILNQIFRLLMGGASFYALARNRRFESEGELFLDMGPFIEALAYGSGKQPICLGKPSPEFFSGAVAQLGVPREKVAVVGDDLESDVLGAMDCGLKGVLVRTGKFAEAQLMDSSRKPDAVLDSIAALPDLLFC; translated from the coding sequence ATGGAAGGGTTCGAAGTAGAAGGAATCTTACTCGATCTTTCTGGAACGCTTTATTCTGGGGATAAGCGAATTGAGGGGACCCGGAAGTGCTTGGCCGAACTCAAAAGTCGCAAGCTTCCTTATCTCTTTCTCACCAATACAACGACTAAACCGAGGTGCCTCATAGCAGAGAAGCTGGCCGACTTCGGAATTGAAACTGCAGAAGAGGCGATCCTTACACCGATGGTTGCAGCCCGCGAGCAGTGGAAAAAAGACGGGTTTGAAACGGCAGCGCTTTTTGTAGGAGAGGATTTAAAAGGCGATCTGGTCGGCATTCGTGAAAACTACGAGAAACCCGACGTGGTAATCGTTGGAGACCTTGGTGAGGACTTTTCGTATTCGATTCTCAATCAGATTTTCCGGCTCCTTATGGGTGGCGCTTCTTTTTACGCGCTTGCTCGAAATCGTCGCTTTGAATCCGAGGGAGAGTTGTTTCTGGACATGGGCCCATTTATTGAAGCGCTGGCTTATGGTTCTGGAAAGCAGCCGATCTGTCTCGGTAAACCTTCACCGGAATTCTTCTCGGGTGCAGTGGCCCAGCTGGGGGTGCCTAGAGAGAAAGTAGCGGTGGTTGGAGATGACCTCGAGAGTGATGTGCTCGGAGCAATGGATTGCGGCTTAAAAGGAGTTCTCGTTCGCACGGGCAAATTCGCAGAGGCCCAGTTGATGGATTCGAGCCGAAAACCGGATGCGGTTCTTGATTCCATAGCGGCGCTTCCAGATTTGCTCTTCTGTTAA
- a CDS encoding peptidylprolyl isomerase — protein MSNEKATIETSKGNMVVTFWEDVAPKTVENFKKLAKDGFYDGTAFHRIMKGFMIQGGDPLTKEASKEHLWGTGGPGHTVDAEFNSRPHKKGVLSMARSSDPNSAGSQFFICLDECSFLDGQYTGFGELESGEEVLVSIGDTPCSYGSGGEKSKPTERVEVIGVTVG, from the coding sequence ATGAGTAACGAAAAAGCGACAATCGAAACAAGCAAAGGGAACATGGTCGTCACTTTCTGGGAGGATGTGGCTCCCAAGACGGTCGAGAATTTCAAAAAACTGGCGAAAGACGGTTTTTACGATGGGACCGCTTTTCATCGGATTATGAAAGGGTTTATGATCCAAGGCGGAGACCCCCTCACTAAGGAAGCGAGCAAGGAACACTTGTGGGGAACGGGAGGTCCTGGCCACACGGTTGACGCGGAGTTCAATAGTCGGCCGCACAAGAAAGGGGTTCTTTCTATGGCCCGGTCCAGCGATCCCAACTCTGCAGGATCCCAGTTTTTCATCTGCCTTGACGAGTGTTCATTTCTAGACGGGCAGTATACCGGTTTCGGTGAACTGGAGTCGGGCGAAGAAGTGTTGGTATCGATTGGGGACACGCCCTGTAGCTACGGGTCCGGTGGGGAGAAAAGCAAGCCGACCGAGCGGGTGGAAGTGATCGGGGTGACTGTGGGCTAG